Sequence from the Carassius auratus strain Wakin chromosome 32, ASM336829v1, whole genome shotgun sequence genome:
TGGATGGGCTGCCTGCGGGTGGGCAAGAGCAATGGACTCAAGGTCTGCCATACTACATAAACACTACATTAATAAGTCTCTGActctaaatattacatatttacattttcatcatttaatttatattccCAGGTAATCCTTGGAATCATCTTTCCTCCAGCCATTCTTCTCCTAGACTTCCGAACTGGAGATGATCTGTCTTACCAAAACTCCAAAGACAAAGAAGAGCTCAAAGACAAAGAGGATGAAAACAAATCTGGCAAGGTAAAAATATGTGCACTACTGTTTAAAGGTCTGAAGTCACtgcgatttttttttcaaagaaatgaatacttgtaTTTTGCAAGGAtaaattaaattgatctaaaTACATCTAATTCAAATTAATGCTATTCTTActttaactttatattcatcaaagcatTATCACAGATTACATGAAAATACTAAGCAGCAAGATGTTTTTCaacacagaaatgtttcttaagcacaatATTAAGtcacatattagaataatttctgaaggatcatgtgacatgttgaaaactcagctttgctatgactggaataaattacatttttaaatattttacaatggatttttttattttaataattttccacaatattacagtttttctgtatttttgattaaataaatgcaccatTGTTGACTAAAACCCCCCAAAAGTTCTTAACTTTTCCATAGTTCTTTATGAGGTGAAAGTGAGTAAAACTCTCAGGGTGGGTAATTATTTTCAGGATGGCACCATGAGCATGGATGGAGCATCTAAGAAAGGTGATGAGGAAGATGAAAAGAGACAGAAACGAGTGCCTATTGGGAAGAAGATTTACTATTTCTATAATGCTCCATTTACTAAGTTCTGGTTCAATACGGTATgtgtaatacttaaaaaaaaacacacatcaaaGTCAAAACacactattaaaaatgttatgttataacacacattttttaaatcataaactgCAAAAACATAACGGTTATCTACTCAGACTGCCTACCTGGTGTACCTGCTGTTGTATAATTACATCATCCTGGTGAAAATGGAGAGATGGCCATCATTACAGGAATGGATTGTCATCTCCTACATCATCACTCTTGGACTAGAGAAAGTGCGACAGGTgaataacacaaacacaaaaatgtgttgctatatgtgtatatttatgtgtttCTTTCCCCTCATTGGACACATGTGCTTGTGTGTAGATCCTGATGTCAGAACCAGGAAAGCTGAAACAGAAGATAAACGTATGGCTTGAGGAGTACTGGAACATCACTGACCTGGCTGCCATCACCATGTTCCTCATGGGACTGTTACTGAGATTGCAGAATGAGCCTTACATGGGCTACGGACGCGTCATCTACTGCGTAGACATCATCTTCTGGTACATTCGTGTCCTCGACATCTTTGGAGTTAACAAGTATTTGGGACCGTATGTCATGATGATTGGTAAAATGGTGAGAACTAACAggataaataattatatattaatagctCAAAAGCTTTTGTATTCTCTTTTCCTAAcaataatgatatttttatgtgtgtgtgtgtgtgtgcagatgattGACATGCTGTACTTTGTGGTGATCATGCTGGTGGTTCTCATGAGTTTCGGCGTGTCACGTCAGGCCATCCTGCACCCAGACGAGGAGCCGACGTGGCGCCTGGCGAGGAATATCTTCTACATGCCCTACTGGATGATCTATGGAGAAGTGTTTGCTGACTCGATAGACCGTAAGACTAGAATTCATAGTAAGATTCGGTTTCCTGATTCATGTGTGAATGGTACATCTCATCTTCATTCCACCCTCTCTGTATCTGTGAACTATACAGAAAGATTTGTGTAGAATCTCCTGACCATGTGACCATTCACACTGCCATGGCATTCGCCCCCTACTGAATCATCTGTGATGGACTGAGTGTGTGACAGTGCTGGTCTTTTCCTGCCCTGCTTGTGAGTTTTGTGAGGCATTTATGTCTTGTAGCGGTTgattttttcccaaaaaaaaaattatttcactttTACACTTTGCTGTAGCTTTGTACTGTTCTGGTGTTTTGGGTGTCATAGCACTACTGTTGTCTCGCTTGGTTAAGTTGCTGCCTGTATTATACTAATTTGCAagctgctaaattaataaatggtaatgaatatatatatatatatatatatatatatatatatatatattaaaaatgtttggtAAAACGCTTGTAGGTGTACAGAAATATGTAAAAAGTGGTGTAATGAAAGAATACATAATTTATTGTGCAAATGTCATCCTTTTCAAAAGTCTAGGGTCATATTTTTGGAAAAACAAAgactcttattctcaccaaggctgcttttgtttgattaatattaatacagtttaaaatattttaatagaaacatattgtaaaatattttaaaatatttattgtaaaatatctttattgtctttattgtgttatcttttgatcaaatgaatgcatccttacttaatagaataatttcttaaaaaaaaaaaaaagaattttggaTGGTATTGTATCTTTCCATTCTTCACTTAAAATGTAAAGTGGACAAAAatctttaacaaaatatttaacttcCTTTAATAATATACTGTTTAGATGGCTGGCTGATTGTGAAGTTACAGATATTTGTTTAGCTCACCATAATCTTTATCTGtgcctttctctttctttttacatACTCTCAGTCTATGCAATGGAGATTAATCGTGAGTGTAACATTTTTCTGCTATACCCACAATTAATTAGAATTATCAAAGACTGTAGAGTCATCATGGTTGCATCATAACTTCTGTTATATATGGCAGCACCCTGTGGTGAAAACATGTATGATGAAGATGGCAGGAAGCTCCCACCATGCATACCAGGGGCCTGGCTCACACCTGCCATCATGGCCTGTTACTTACTGGTAGCCAACATTTTACTGGTCAACCTGCTCATTGCTGTATTCAAGTGAGTCAAAGAGTAAACACATAGTACTGTAGCACACTTTATATGTTCTCATAGATTCATTATCAGCAGTATAACACTGAGAGTACTCCTTGCTTTCACAGTAACACTTTCTTTGAGGTGAAATCTATTTCCAACCAAGTGTGGAAGTTCCAACGCTACCAGCTCATCATGACCTTTCATGACCGACCAGTGCTTCCTCCGCCCCTCATCATCTTCAGCCACATATACATTGTGTTGAAGCGCCTGTGCTGTCGCTGCAGGAAGAAACAGGAAGGGGAGCTGGATGAGCGAGACCGTGGACTGAGTTATTATTCCTGCCTCTCATTTTTAATGCTTCAATACATCAGTGTTTTAGCAacctattttaaaacatttttattttttcagagttGACTCTGAGTCCTGAGGAACTGAAGAATCTGTATGAGTTTGAGGAACAGTGTGTGGCAGAGTACTTCAGAGAGAAGGAGGACGAGGCGCAGTCTTCCAACGATGAGCGAATCCGAATTACTTCCCAGAGGTAGTAATGAGTGAAAAACAGCAACTGCACCTGCAAATGTCATTTtggggctcaacaataaggatgTTCTCCTGTGGTTCTGAATGATCAATTTTTATAGTTAGCAATGCATTTttctctaaaatgttttttttttttttttacttattcattGTATTCTTTGTagagaaaaataacatttcagatcGATTCCCATTGAAGTACATATGTGGTAAATATGGATTTCCTCATGATGGTTAATTAACCTTAATTCAACATATAatacattcaaaatgtaattctGCATCTTTGTAGTTAGAATTCTTTAATCTTTAatccaactaaaaaaaaacttctatCTTCTATTGATCACACGTCTTGACATGATACAAATTCAGATGTTAGAATTAACCAAATTTGAATattggaatgaaaaaaaattcacatgagCTTGCAGTTCCTATCTTCTGCATTCCCATGCGCTAGAATGGAAGTTAGTGTAATGAAAATTGTAGTGTGACTACcttttaaaaatatgtctttgggttttttgtttttcaattaggGGGTCCAAAAACTTGAGCGGTAGaatggaaatttttttttacttgaacttCTTTTAAGAATGCCATAATGTGCAAGACACTGCAAAAGAATccagtggaatgcaaaaaaatgTGTTCTCTGTGAACAGGTCCTTACTGATGATTTCAAGACAGATAACATTGTCTAGATGGCAAGTTAGCAGAATTTGCAATCACAATGTAGAATACATCAgagaaaaaacaaatatttaatgaatgcatgggatcaatgaataaaaaaagtttagaGGCCATGCATCACTGACCTGAAAAAGCATGCAACATTTCTGTCATCTGCTTGGAAACTCTAGCACACTGACTTTGGGTCCATCCTTATTGTTGAGACCTACATTTAGAATAACCTCTGaggttaaaacaaaaaacaaccattTGGAAAAACTGTTGTTGCAGGGTTGAGAACATGTCCATGCGTCTAGAGGAGGTGAATGAACGAGAGCACTCAATGAAAGCCTCTGTGCAGACAATAGACCTGCGCTTGGCTCAGCTAGAGGAGTTCTCCGGCCGCATGATGCATGCACTGGAGCGGCTGACTGGCATCGACCGCTCCGAGCTTGTCCGTGCTCGATCTGGGAGCTCAATGGCCGTGGACCAATCTGGTAGCATTAACAGCGCCGATGGCTTCAGTTTGTACCGCTGCCACCTGGATGCAGAGGACCGCTGTGAGGAGATGTCAGGGGACAGAAAGGGCCATGCAGAGAGACGCAGCAGTATTGGCAGCAGCGACCTCCTCCTAAGCCCGCAAGTTTCTTCCTATGGTCCCACGCTGAATGTGGTGCCCCTCCGTCCGAGGGCATGCTCCAGCTCCAGTGTGGACATCCTCATCTCACCTTGCGAGTCACAAGACAGAGGCCAGGACTCTCAATCCCCAAAACTCACATCCACTCAGCACCCTAAAGACCCACTAGCTCTTCTAGAAGCTGGGATAGACATAGTGGTTTCACATCCTCTGGAAAGGGCGCAATCCCTGAGGCAGTACCCAACTGAAGCTCAAAGTAACTCACTTTCATACGAGAACAGATCCCAAAGCAGTACTTTGTACGTCTCAATGGCACAGTCGAGGTTGGGCAATCCTGGGAATACGTGGGCTTCAGAGCCCCACGGCCTACAGGATCAAGCAAGCAGATCACCAACGTTAAGTCGCTGGCCTCCACGCTATGATGACAAAGTTCATCCCTCCCCATTTGGACTTTCACCCAAGAGATCTTTAGAGAAATCAAGACAGAGAGATGAAGAAGGAGATTCTAAGGAGACCAGGAGGACAAATATGCAACAAGGGGAAAGTGAGGAGAAGAAAGACGAGGATGAGATGGTGGCAAATAGCAAAAGTGCCACAAAAGAGGGAGGAGAAGAGAAGCGAGAGGAGCTGACCGACTCCGATCACTTGTATGTATCAGAGGACAGGATGTACCCCTCACTCAGATCTAAGAGTCTGAACACTAACCCACGAAAGGTGAAGGCCACAGGGAACCTCCTGGAGAAACCTCGAGCAGCCAGTAGCGTGAAAGACCTTGCTGGGGCCTTTGAAGTCAACACCAATGACTACAGACCCTCCGGAGAGAGGACAGGCACACAGACATGAGCGCTCATGCTGCAATGCTGTGGCAAGATAAATCGCAGTAGTGCTAGCTTAAAGAAGTTGATTTTCATTGTTTTCCAATATGGAAAACATCTAACTAACACTAGTTATGCTTGTGCAGTGGCATCTTAGCTGGCAGGCATATTttcatatgtttatatttatgagGTACATAATTTTAGTGACAAAACCTGGTATGCAAAAAGGGAAATCAGGGTCTACCTCAATGCTGTAGATATTTAGTATGCCTTTTTTTCCAAATAAAGGGAAATTTAACTTCAGTTATGCTGTTTATTATTCAACAACTTCACATCTTTCCAAATATCTTATAATATACTATTTCATTTGATAAAGCATCATAAAAAAAGTAATCGGGCACATGTAAATAACTTagaaaagatattttaatttctttttacataATCAGTTAACTCTGACATATTGCAGACAACAAAATCAAGGAAGACGTGTTATAAAATAGGACATTAAAGCTTCCATTGAATGGTCAGTAAGACTTTATGCTCATGTGGGAGTGCGGTCAATGTTTCATTGACAAATATGCAAATGTGCCTGCATGCATATTCAAAACATGACTACTCggccattaaagggatagtttacccaaaatgatAATTTTATCATCATatgctcatgtcatttcaaacctgtatgactttctgcaaaacacaaattaatatatttacatggCTGCTGGTAACCAAACCACTGACTTTCCAtcgtatgaaaaaaaaattttcgTCTCAAAAATATTTCCTTTCATGTTCCAGAGAAAGCCAGGTTTGGACTGACCTGAGGgtgaattaattttcattttcatttctgggtaaaCTGACACTTTAGGTGGAAATGGCACGCCTCACGAAAATGAGCAGGGATTCTTTCGAACAGATGCACAATGGCAACAAAACTCAATTGTACACCATTAAACAGAAGtagaatcattcattcattcattcttaggTATAACTTGGGAGAATCGATCTATGTTGATTCTCCGTTTCAGTTTGAATTTTgtgttctgaatttataacagGCCCATGGAATCTGTAACTGAAAAATCAGCAGATTTACACAGAATTGGAACATTTGCCATACACCAAGGTAATAAGAGTGTAGTGCTCTCAGCTCTGGTTAACACATTTGACCGTGTTTAAATCCTTTCAGCCGAATTCCATGTATTTTCCCCCCGAATAAAATCAGCTATAAAAGTATGCAGAATCCATTGGGCCTGGTAATAGCCCAGTAAACTCAGAGGACACTTGAACAcattcaagctttttttttttaagtggctgACATCACAAGTAGGACTTAAAGTGGTTTATGAAGTGAGGTGGTACTACGAGAGACCCCCACACACAGATTACAGTGCACGACTTGAAAGAAAATACTGTTGCAGTGGTGCTGTAAACACTTCACAACTTCACACTCAGAGCCTTATAAAAGAGGGAATTAAAAAAAACGTACAGAATACTGACAGCATTTAAATGTCATAAGttttaacaaataaatcaatCTCAAATAAGCACAGGTTAACATGATTTAGGTGCTGCATATGCAGTGATGAGTAAAAGATGCTTAATGTCAATagagtataaaaatataataccaTAAGTAAATCTAATACTGTATATACTCATATACAGGGCCTAGCTGGCTGCTGCTTCAACAAGCAATAGGAAACGGGTCCTAGCCCTCTCTATTTAttcttctgtctttctttttcaagctcaatatataatatatgagagattacaaacaaaaaagaaagtatCCATCACAGCTTCGAAATATTTTTACTTTGGTCTCTGTTAAAATTAAGATTAGTATGGTAAAGTTGGGGAAAGGGGGAAGACGAAGACCTGTGAACCTTGCTTTCTATTCCACAGTTTTTTGCGGCTTTGGAAGAGTAACTAAAACAAAATTAAGTACATATAAAATGGTgactttaaatataacaaaacatgacattcaacaattacagaaaatatatataaatatatatatatatattgcatctcCTTCGGTTTGACCAATATTTAATTCTCAAACCATAAGGTTCTTCAGCTCCACAATCTTTATTGCCAAAAACTGCATATTAGCAGGAGTTCGATATATTGTAATCTCTTCATATATTTTCCTTCATTAAATGGTGCTTTAACAAACCCTTTTAAATCAACATACCTATAAATGAACtatatgaaattaataattttgaggATAACAAAAGGTTCTCAAAATTCAAATCAGGCTACGCTAAATTGGGATTGACCCAGTTGGTTAATGGGTAGATTGTAGGATGTTTTAGTTTAAAAGGAATGTTTTGGAAACAGCACATGTGTCTTTAGTCTAGTACAATATCTTCAGGCCTTCAGTTGGTATAGATGAGGCAGGCTAAAGTCCAGAGCTCTCAGCAGCAGCTAACAGCTAATAAACCAGAGGTACTGTAAACCctcacacagtcacacacgcGCTGAGCTCAAACACACGGAGAGAAATGAAATCATTCATACACTGAGGCTGCAGAAGTTGCCGGGTTAGAGCAGAATACAGCGGAAGAAGCTTGGCTTCTTGGACCGACTCTCTGTGATTTtcactgctcctcctcctcctgaagGGTTATTCTCATTCTAAACACAAAGATACAAGCAAACAAGAAGCCAGTTAGCATTAGTGTTACACTTaaagccacatttaaaaaaatttaataacttGACTGTTAGTATCCCACAATAAggaaatttaataatattaacatcATATATATCAAATATGAGTAATACTAAGCTAAACAATTTTCTTGGATAAGATTATAAACATTTTCTATATGATCATAATATGAACATTCTCACCATTTTTCGGTTTAATCTGGTCATGATGTCTCTAGCAAGAGTGACAAAGGCCTAGCATTGAAGAAAACAGATATGACATTAGATCCATAAAGGAATGTAAATCTTGCTcaataaaattcatttaaatggtTCAACATCACATAATAAatactttacaaaaatataacatttcccTCACCTCTTCCACATTTGTGCTGGATTTTGCACTGGTTTCCAAGAACTTGATTCCATAATCAATAGCTAGctgtagaacaaaaaaaaaaataaagaggaaatttttaaataaacacatcagCATTTTTACAGACTAGCTTGTTCTGTTTCTGAACCAAGACTTGATTAATAAAATAGATTA
This genomic interval carries:
- the LOC113052302 gene encoding transient receptor potential cation channel subfamily M member 1-like, whose amino-acid sequence is MDNRGFGGKKGKEGSFKRASIKRTSSGSQKAQRTWIERTFLKRECIHIFPSREPNKCCCGQLVNQHVAILPGSTNKSAEEGQGVQTEPPQEKWSVAKHTQATPTDAYGIIEFQGGGHVNKAMYIRVSYDTKPDNLLHLMLKDWQLELPTLLISVHGGLQNFDLQPKLKQVFGKGLIKAAVTTGAWIFTGGVSTGVIRHVGDALKDHSSKSRGKVCAIGIAPWGIVENKEDLIGRDVTRPYQTMSNPLSKLSVLNNSHSHFILADNGTHGKYGAEVRLRRQLEKHISLQKINTRLGQGVPLVCLILEGGPNVISIVLESLREDPPVPVVVCDGSGRASDIISFAHKYSEEDGLVNDSIRDQLLVTIQKTFNYNRNQAQQIYLMVMECMKKRELITVFRTASEGQQDIEMAILTALLKGTNASAPDQLSLALAWNRVDIAHNQIFVHGQHWPSARSLPSSSTAQQDKPKSPISTRASKRKPARAKRGKGAKTKPDPPEETDPRKLELLNWVNSLEQAMMDALVLDRVDFVKLLIENGVNIHHFLTIPRLEELYNTKLGPTNTLHFVVRDVKKGNLPPDYQITLIDIGLVLEYLMGGAYRCHYTRKSFRTLYNNLFGLKRPKALKLLGMEDDDPRPKGKKKMKKKKEEEIDIDVDDPEVSRFQYPFHELMVWAVLLKRQKMALFLWQRGEEAMAKALVACKLYKAMAHESSRSELVDDISQDLDNNSKEFGQLAYELLDQSYKHDEQVAMKLLTYELKNWSNSTCLKLAVAAKHRDFIAHTCSQMLLTDMWMGCLRVGKSNGLKVILGIIFPPAILLLDFRTGDDLSYQNSKDKEELKDKEDENKSGKDGTMSMDGASKKGDEEDEKRQKRVPIGKKIYYFYNAPFTKFWFNTTAYLVYLLLYNYIILVKMERWPSLQEWIVISYIITLGLEKVRQILMSEPGKLKQKINVWLEEYWNITDLAAITMFLMGLLLRLQNEPYMGYGRVIYCVDIIFWYIRVLDIFGVNKYLGPYVMMIGKMMIDMLYFVVIMLVVLMSFGVSRQAILHPDEEPTWRLARNIFYMPYWMIYGEVFADSIDLYAMEINPPCGENMYDEDGRKLPPCIPGAWLTPAIMACYLLVANILLVNLLIAVFNNTFFEVKSISNQVWKFQRYQLIMTFHDRPVLPPPLIIFSHIYIVLKRLCCRCRKKQEGELDERDRGLKLTLSPEELKNLYEFEEQCVAEYFREKEDEAQSSNDERIRITSQRVENMSMRLEEVNEREHSMKASVQTIDLRLAQLEEFSGRMMHALERLTGIDRSELVRARSGSSMAVDQSGSINSADGFSLYRCHLDAEDRCEEMSGDRKGHAERRSSIGSSDLLLSPQVSSYGPTLNVVPLRPRACSSSSVDILISPCESQDRGQDSQSPKLTSTQHPKDPLALLEAGIDIVVSHPLERAQSLRQYPTEAQSNSLSYENRSQSSTLYVSMAQSRLGNPGNTWASEPHGLQDQASRSPTLSRWPPRYDDKVHPSPFGLSPKRSLEKSRQRDEEGDSKETRRTNMQQGESEEKKDEDEMVANSKSATKEGGEEKREELTDSDHLYVSEDRMYPSLRSKSLNTNPRKVKATGNLLEKPRAASSVKDLAGAFEVNTNDYRPSGERTGTQT